The Petrotoga mobilis SJ95 genomic sequence ATGTATATAAAAGAAAGAAATCAACAAGCAAAATTCATAATTCCACGGGGAAATCAGGGGGAAAGTAAATTTGTAGAAAAGAACGAGGTTATCGTTATAGATAGCTTGAAAGATATCGAAAATATATCGTTAGGTATTTTGGATGATTACTCTCCAAAGTATGAGGATATTGTACAACCATCTTACAACTTAGATTTTCGTGAAATCAAAGGTCAAATATTTGCCAAAAGGGGAATAGAGATAGCAGCCAGTGGATTTCACAATGTCTTAATGAGAGGATCTCCCGGTTCAGGAAAAACAATGATAGCTAAAAGGGTTCCAACAATATTACCAGATATGACGAGGGAAGAAATCATCGAATCTACGATGATTTATTCAGTTGCTGGATATATGAACACGATAATTGATAAAAGGCCCTTCAGATCACCTCACCACACAGCCTCGACAGCCTCAATAATAGGGGGAGGAGCCGTTCCGAAACCTGGTGAAATAAGCTTGGCTCACAATGGTGTGTTATTCATGGATGAGTTCCCCGAGTACCGTACGGATGTAATAGAATCTCTAAGACAGCCTTTAGAAGACGGAGAAGTGACGGTAACAAGAGCAAAATCCGTTGCTAATTTTCCTGCAAGGTTCATGCTTATAGCATCTCAAAATCCTTGTCCATGTGGATATTATGGAGATAAGGAGATAGAATGTACGTGTAGTTTGAACCAGATCTTAAATTACAACAGAAAAATATCAGGACCCATATTGGACAGAATAGATATTAGAATAGATACACCAAGGGTAAAAATAGATGAACTCATGTCCAAAGAAGACGGAGAAAGCTCCGAAAAGATTAAAGAAAGAGTTTCAAAAGCTTCCCAAATACAGATAAAAAGGCAAAATAAATTGAATGGAAAACTTAGCAATAAAGAGCTGAAGAAATTTGCTGTTCTTAGTGAAAAAGCGGAAGACTTTCTAAAACAAGCAGCTATCAATTTAAAATTAACCGCTAGATCGGTAAACAGGGTAGTAAGAATTTCACGAACTATAGCTGACACTTTTGATTCAAAAAATGTGGAAATAAGTCATGTTTCGGAAGCCCTGAATTACAGAGGGAGAAAAATCATATGAGAAAAATATCTTCTTTTTTTCTGTTACTTTTATTGGTATTAAGTGCAGTTTATGCTAATTCACAAGAGTTAATAACAATACCAGATATAGAAAACCTAGAAAAAGTAAAAGTTTCTTCTATATTGGATGGAGACACAATTAACACTTACCAATACGCTGAAAGTATCAGGTTGATAGGGATAGACGCACCAGAGATCAAAGCTGGTAGTAAGCCTATTAGCGAGTATGGCTATAAGTCGTATCAATTTGTGAAAGATAGACTAATAAATGTTGCAAACAGAAACGTATATTTAGAGTTTGATGAGGATAAGTTTGACAATTATGGCAGAGTTTTGGCGTATGTTTATTATGAGGATGAAGAAGGTAACTTAATATTATTAAACGAGGAATTATTAAAAAATGGATTAGCCCGACCGTTGTTTTACGAAGATACTTCAAAAAAGCAAGAAATATTTGTTAAAGCTTATATCCAAGCATATGAAGATAGAAAAGGGATCTTTGAAAAATACGATGATGAAAGCATAGTAGTGGAATCTGATGCCTTAACCCAAAAGGATTTAGGTAGAATGAGGTGGGTGAAGGTCAAAGTAAAGGATGTTATAAAAGAAGGCGGAAATTACTATAAAATTATCTCTGAAGGCGAAGATTTTTACTATGGAATAAGAAAACAGGAATTTGATGCCTTTTTTGATGGTTACGATATCTATGATTTAGTTGGGGAAGAAGTTATGTTCTGGGGAGAAATATGGTTTGATCAGCGAACTGGGCAATACGAAATACTGGGAAGGGCTCCTTTTGAGATAAAAAGATTTGTGAATGGGGTGCAGGGAGAAGAGGGAGTTTAGTTTAAAGTTTATTTTAAAGATCGTATAACAGAATAAGAGGGGGATAAACAGTATGGGTAAATATTTTAAAAAAGTAGTAGGAGAAAAATGCTTTTTGTCACCAGTTAATCCTGACGATTTTGAAAAATACACGGAATGGTTAAATGACCCAGAAATATCAGAAAACATGATGGTAGAGGATAATATTATTTCTTTGCTTAAAGAAAAAGACATTTTAGAAAAAATGGCTAAAGGCAACGATGTTTTTTTTGCCATAGTGGATTTAGAAACAGAAGAGCTGATAGGTAATTGTGGGTTGCATGACATTAATAGAATTAATCAATCGGCTGTCCTTGGAATTTTTATTGGGAATAGAGAATATCTGTCTAAAGGATATGGTACCCAAGCCATTAAGTTGCTTTTGAATTATGGATTCAACGTTTTAAATTTAAATAATATCATGTTGGAAGTTTTTGAATACAACAAAAGGGCCATAAGATCTTACCAAAAAGCTGGATTTAAAGAAATAGGTAGGCGAAGGCAAGCAAAGTTTTTTAAAAACAATAGATACGATATAATATTTATGGACATTTTGAGAGAAGAATTTCTTGAAATAAAAGATGGGAAAGGAGCAATAGGGTGAAAGATTTAGACAATATCGAAAAATTCACCACTGGTGAAGAAGTAGCTAATGCCGTTATACACGGTATAGGAGCATTGTTGAGTATAGCTGCTCTGGTGTTATTGGTAGTTTTTTCAGCGATTAACGGACAACCTTGGAGTATTTTCAGTTCGGTTATATATGGTTCATCGTTGATTATTCTTTATTTATCTTCAACACTATATCACAGCTTTCAACGTAAAAAAATCAAAGATCTCTTTGAAATATTCGATCATTCTGCAATTTATATTTTAATAGCCGGTACTTACACACCTTTTGCACTAATTACGTTGAGTGGAAGGCTAGGTTGGATTATATTTTCTGTGGTATGGGTTTTGGCAGCTATAGGCATTATTTTTAAAATATTTTTCGTTAAAAGGTTTAGGATCCTTTCAACAATTTTATACATAGCCATGGGATGGTTGGTTGTGTTTGCTATGGAACCTTTAGTTACAAACTTGGATTTCTGGGGAGTCTTTTGGTTGGTTATAGGAGGCATTCTTTACACACTCGGGACCATATTTTACGTGTGGAGAAAAATCCCATATCATCATGCTTTATGGCATTTGATAGTACTTGCAGGAAGTATATGCCACTTTTTCTCAGTGTTTTTTTATGTTATATGAGTCTCAGGAGTTTAAAACTCCAAGTGCCAGAGCTGCCAATTTCGATTGATCGTTGTCGGCTCTTGATACTAATACTATGGGAGCCTTTGCTCCCACTACAATCCCTGCCACGTTTCCTCCTGAAAAATATACAGCAGATTTTCCTAACAAGTTCCCCGAATGGATATCTGGAACAATTAAAATATCTGCTTTACCTGCAACCTCACTGTTTATATTTTTAATCTTGGCAGCTTGTTCGTTTATAGCGTTATCAAGGGCAAGAGGACCATCGACAATGCACCCTTTTATTTGGCCTCTTTTGTTCATTTGGGTCAATATCGCGGCATCTACTGTCTCGGGCATATCGGGATTAACTACTTCGACCGCCGCTAATAAAGCTACCTTGGGAGTTTTTATTTCAAGGTTTTTGGCTACTTCAAGGGCGTTGTATATAATTTGAACCTTTTGCATTAAATCTGGGTGGATTATCATTCCACCATCGCTTATCAAAAGTAATCTATCCAAATAAGGTGTTTCTACTACCGCAACATGAGAAAGCAAATTTCCTGTTTTTAATCCCCAATCGTTGTTTAAAACAGCTTTTAGCAACTCAGAAGTTTTTATCTTACCCTTCATGAGCAGATCAGCAGCCCCACTTGAAACGAGACGAACACCTTTTTCTGCTGCTTCCTGTGGAGTTTCTGCCTCTATAATGTCAAATTCCTTTCCAACAATTTCCAAATTTTTTTTAATTTCTTCTTTATTTCCAACCAAGACAGGGTTTGCAAACCCTTCTTCACTTGCTTTTGATAAAGCCTTCAAAGCTTCAATATCTTCAGCACAGACAAGAACGACGTTCTTTGTTGGTTTGGACTTTGCTCTATTCAACAATTCTTCAAAGTTTTTCATGAAAGAGTCCTCCTTTGTTGACTATACTAAGCATTTCTCTGAGAAGCTTCTTCAATTACAGGTTTTTTCCAGTTCCCAAAAATTAGAAATCCTAAAGCTAATATAGCCGCAGAAAAATTGCTTATTATCATTGCTATGAAAACACCTATGTAACCGTGAGTTTGGGCTAAGAAAAAAACCAAGGGTACCCTTATTCCCCACAATCTTACCATATCTATAATGGTTGACTGAATCGTATGCCCTGTACCCCTTAAAGTACCAAGAAAAACAGAAACTAACGAGAAGAACGGAAGTGAGAAAGAAACATATCTAAAAAATTCCTCTCC encodes the following:
- a CDS encoding YifB family Mg chelatase-like AAA ATPase, which encodes MKYSKIKTGCIDGFKVENILVEIDVNSRSTQQTFKIVGMPSTSVLESEKRVTSAIRNTGFTIPNGSIVANLSPTSMRKDGSHFDLPIAVSLLEASGQIKELSEDYYIFGELGLNGEVRPVSGISLFLMYIKERNQQAKFIIPRGNQGESKFVEKNEVIVIDSLKDIENISLGILDDYSPKYEDIVQPSYNLDFREIKGQIFAKRGIEIAASGFHNVLMRGSPGSGKTMIAKRVPTILPDMTREEIIESTMIYSVAGYMNTIIDKRPFRSPHHTASTASIIGGGAVPKPGEISLAHNGVLFMDEFPEYRTDVIESLRQPLEDGEVTVTRAKSVANFPARFMLIASQNPCPCGYYGDKEIECTCSLNQILNYNRKISGPILDRIDIRIDTPRVKIDELMSKEDGESSEKIKERVSKASQIQIKRQNKLNGKLSNKELKKFAVLSEKAEDFLKQAAINLKLTARSVNRVVRISRTIADTFDSKNVEISHVSEALNYRGRKII
- a CDS encoding thermonuclease family protein, which codes for MRKISSFFLLLLLVLSAVYANSQELITIPDIENLEKVKVSSILDGDTINTYQYAESIRLIGIDAPEIKAGSKPISEYGYKSYQFVKDRLINVANRNVYLEFDEDKFDNYGRVLAYVYYEDEEGNLILLNEELLKNGLARPLFYEDTSKKQEIFVKAYIQAYEDRKGIFEKYDDESIVVESDALTQKDLGRMRWVKVKVKDVIKEGGNYYKIISEGEDFYYGIRKQEFDAFFDGYDIYDLVGEEVMFWGEIWFDQRTGQYEILGRAPFEIKRFVNGVQGEEGV
- a CDS encoding GNAT family N-acetyltransferase, with protein sequence MGKYFKKVVGEKCFLSPVNPDDFEKYTEWLNDPEISENMMVEDNIISLLKEKDILEKMAKGNDVFFAIVDLETEELIGNCGLHDINRINQSAVLGIFIGNREYLSKGYGTQAIKLLLNYGFNVLNLNNIMLEVFEYNKRAIRSYQKAGFKEIGRRRQAKFFKNNRYDIIFMDILREEFLEIKDGKGAIG
- the trhA gene encoding PAQR family membrane homeostasis protein TrhA, with amino-acid sequence MKDLDNIEKFTTGEEVANAVIHGIGALLSIAALVLLVVFSAINGQPWSIFSSVIYGSSLIILYLSSTLYHSFQRKKIKDLFEIFDHSAIYILIAGTYTPFALITLSGRLGWIIFSVVWVLAAIGIIFKIFFVKRFRILSTILYIAMGWLVVFAMEPLVTNLDFWGVFWLVIGGILYTLGTIFYVWRKIPYHHALWHLIVLAGSICHFFSVFFYVI
- a CDS encoding bifunctional enoyl-CoA hydratase/phosphate acetyltransferase, whose product is MKNFEELLNRAKSKPTKNVVLVCAEDIEALKALSKASEEGFANPVLVGNKEEIKKNLEIVGKEFDIIEAETPQEAAEKGVRLVSSGAADLLMKGKIKTSELLKAVLNNDWGLKTGNLLSHVAVVETPYLDRLLLISDGGMIIHPDLMQKVQIIYNALEVAKNLEIKTPKVALLAAVEVVNPDMPETVDAAILTQMNKRGQIKGCIVDGPLALDNAINEQAAKIKNINSEVAGKADILIVPDIHSGNLLGKSAVYFSGGNVAGIVVGAKAPIVLVSRADNDQSKLAALALGVLNS